Within Actinosynnema pretiosum, the genomic segment CCGTGACCGGCCGCGCCGGAGAAGTCCGCCCACAGGTCGTCGCGCCGCTGCTCGAACGGCTTGTCGACCACGCCCAGCGGCACGGCGAGCCTGCCGTTCGCCGGGTAGCCGGGCGCGCACAGGCCCCGGTCGTCGGTCTGCTGGAGCGGCGGGAGGATCGCGTCGAGGGTCGGCGGCTCGTTCAGCGGCGGCAGCCACACCTCGTGGGCGTCCGGGCCCTGGTGCTTGAGCCTGCGGACGATGACCTCGAGCTCGCTCTCCTCGTTCTTGTCCTCCTGCTCCTTCTTGACCTCGACCACCTGCGGCTTGGGCCGCTCGGGCTCCTTGGGGATCTCGATGTAGTCGGGCACGAAGTACCGGGGGCGCTTGTCGCTGCTCACCGGGGCCGCCGGGCCCGCCACCTGGATGCCCGCCGGGCGGTAGGGGCCGGACACGTACAGCGCCTTGAACCGGATCAGGCCGGAGCCCTGCACCGACAGGTAGCCGGAACCGGGGATGGGCGGCAGCTCGTAGGCGTCGGGGACGCCGATCGCGGCGCGCGACTCCGCCGGGGAGAAGGTCTTCAGACCGATCCGGTACGACAGGTACGTGTCGAGGCCGCGCAGCTTGCCCTCCTCCAGGCGCTGCGACGCCAGGAGCATGTGCATCTGCAGCGACCGGCCGACGCGGCCGATCTGGAGGAAGATGTCGATGAAGTCCGGCTTGGCCGTCAGCATCTCGGAGAACTCGTCGATGCAGATGAACAGCGCGGGCAGCGGGTCGAGGTCGGCGCCGTTCTCGCGGGCCTTCTCGTAGTCCCAGACGTTCTTGTAGTTGCCCTTCGCCAGGACCTCCTGGCGGCGGGACACCTCACCGGCGATCGCGTCCTTCATGCGGTCGACGAGGGTCAGGTCGCCCGCCAGGTTGGTGATCGTGGCGGCGACGTGCGGCGCGTCGTCCAGGCCGAGGAACGTCGCGCCGCCCTTGAAGTCGACCAGGATCATGTTGAGCGCGGTCGACGAGTGCGTGGCCAGCAGGCCGAGCACGAGGGTGCGCAGGAACTCGGACTTGCCGGAACCGGTGGCGCCGATGCACAGGCCGTGCGGGCCCATGCCGTTCTCGGCCGCCTCCTTGATGTCCAGCTCGACGGCCTGGCCGAACTCGCCGATGCCGAACGGCACGCGGTACCGGTCGTGCATGGGGCGCGGGCGCCAGGCCTGCTGCACGTCGAAGGTCATCGGGTCGCCGGGGATGCCGAGCAGCTCCAGCAGGGCCGGGTTGGCCGACAGCGGGTCCTCGGTGTCGCCGCCCGCGTCGCCCATGCCCCCGATGCGGTACGGGGAGAGCCTGCGGGCCAGCGCCTCGACCTCGGTGATGCTGAGCGAGTCCGGGCCGCCGAACCACTCGACGCCGCTGGCGCTGCGGGCGCCGAGCTTGCCGTCCTCGATCACCAGGCGCAGGCCGCGCCGGGCGGTCAGGTTGCCCAGGGACTCGGACAGGTCGAGCAGGGTGACGCCGACCAGGCCCTCCTCGAGGAGGATCTGCTCCTCCCTGGTCACGTCGCCGTCGTCGATGACGATGACGATGTGCGGCTGGTCGCTGGGCGGCGGGGCGTTGCGGGTGAACCGCTGGCGCTCGCGCAGCTGCTCGTCCAGCATCGCCTCGACCTCGGCGAGCGAGCTGGCCATCATGCGCAGCTGGCCGATGCCGTCGACGATCGACGGGTGCTGCACGTGCGGCAGCCACTTCGCCCACTCCCACTCGGCCTTGGTGCGGCCGGTGGTGACGACCGCGATGAGCAGGTCGTCGGGCGAGTGGAAGGTCGCCATCTGCGCGATGAGGGCGCGGGCGAGGCCGCGCTTCTCGTTGACCTCGCCGATCAGGCCGACGGCGGCGAAGCCGCGCAGCGCGATCGAGATGGGCAGGTCCGGCACCAGCGAGTGGGCGCGCACGAAGCGGCGCAGCGCCAGGGTCGCGATGGGCTCCAGCTCCTCGACGGGGCCGGTCTGCGGCGGGACGAGCCGGGTGGCCAGCCGCTGCGAGCCGCGGCCCGCGCGCAGGTGGCAGAAGTCCGGGTCGGACTGCCTGCGCTCCCACATGCGCCGCGTGGTGGCGAGCGACCAGAGCATCTGCGGGTCGGGGTGGACCCACTCGCGCTCGGCGCGCTGCTCGTCGGCGGCCTCGCGCGCGCGGTCGCGCATCTGGCCGAGGTACCGCAGGTAGTCCTTGCGGTCCTCGTTCATCTCGGCCTTCTTCTGGCCCTTCCCCGAGCCCATGCCGCTGGCCATCATGCCGATGGTCGACACCAGCATCATCCCCGGCATGATCATCGCCGCCGGGCTCCGATTGCTGTACGTGAACATCAGCGCCATCATGCCCACGGACGAGATGATCATGACGACGGGCATCGCCTTCATCATGATGTTGCCGGGGATGACGCGGGGCACCTCGGGCGGCGGTTCGAGGTGGACCTCACCGCCGGGCGGCCGGGGCGCAGCGAGGCGCGCCATGCGCTTGAACTGCAGCGTGCTCACCGAACAGGCACCTCACACAACTAGTAAGACCATCGCCTGGCACGGGCTCTTCGGCCCAGACCACGGGCGCTGACGCCCGGCCGACCGGCAACCGACACTATGGCGCATCACGGCGCGCCACGTCGGTGGGTCCGGGAAAACAACCGGCAACGGCTTCACCCGAAGCGACCTACGGGTGGGACCGCTGGGGCCATACTTGGGGCCGCCCGGTCGGCGTCGAGGTCGCCGAATAGGGTCGGGCGACCCGCAAGCACACACTCTTCCAGGAATTAGGGGGCGCTGGTGGCGACCGGTACGACGGTGTTCAGCCGGGTGACGGTGGTGGCGCCGCGAACGCGTATCGACGTCGCGCTTCCCGCCGACGTCGCGGTGGCCGACCTGCTGCCGATGCTGCTCGACATGGCCAAGGAGGCGACGCCCGACGGTGGCGTGCGCCACGGCGGGTGGTGCCTGGCGAAGCTGGGCGACAGCCCGCTCGACCCCGGCCGCACGCTGGCGTCGCTGGGGGTCGTGGACGGCGAGCTGCTCCAGCTGCGCAAGCGCAACGAGAACCCTCCCCCTCCGCTGTACGACGACGTCGTCGACGCGATCGCGGAGTCCGACCCGGACAGCTACCGGCCGTGGACCAAGGAGACCGCCCGCAAGTACGGCCACATCGCGGGCGCGCTCGGCCTCGCCGCCGCCGCCGTCGCGGTGCTGATGGCGGGCCCGGTGGGCGGTGGCACGAGCCTGGCCGCCGCCATCAGCGCGGGCATCGCGGCCATCGTCGCGATCGCGGCGGGCACGGTCGTGGCGCGGTCCTACTCGGCGACCGGAACGGGCGTGCTGATCGTCGCGGCGGGCAGCCTGCCCATGGCCTACGTGGCCGGGCTCTACGCGGTCCCCGGCCCGGTGGGCATG encodes:
- the eccCa gene encoding type VII secretion protein EccCa, whose product is MSTLQFKRMARLAAPRPPGGEVHLEPPPEVPRVIPGNIMMKAMPVVMIISSVGMMALMFTYSNRSPAAMIMPGMMLVSTIGMMASGMGSGKGQKKAEMNEDRKDYLRYLGQMRDRAREAADEQRAEREWVHPDPQMLWSLATTRRMWERRQSDPDFCHLRAGRGSQRLATRLVPPQTGPVEELEPIATLALRRFVRAHSLVPDLPISIALRGFAAVGLIGEVNEKRGLARALIAQMATFHSPDDLLIAVVTTGRTKAEWEWAKWLPHVQHPSIVDGIGQLRMMASSLAEVEAMLDEQLRERQRFTRNAPPPSDQPHIVIVIDDGDVTREEQILLEEGLVGVTLLDLSESLGNLTARRGLRLVIEDGKLGARSASGVEWFGGPDSLSITEVEALARRLSPYRIGGMGDAGGDTEDPLSANPALLELLGIPGDPMTFDVQQAWRPRPMHDRYRVPFGIGEFGQAVELDIKEAAENGMGPHGLCIGATGSGKSEFLRTLVLGLLATHSSTALNMILVDFKGGATFLGLDDAPHVAATITNLAGDLTLVDRMKDAIAGEVSRRQEVLAKGNYKNVWDYEKARENGADLDPLPALFICIDEFSEMLTAKPDFIDIFLQIGRVGRSLQMHMLLASQRLEEGKLRGLDTYLSYRIGLKTFSPAESRAAIGVPDAYELPPIPGSGYLSVQGSGLIRFKALYVSGPYRPAGIQVAGPAAPVSSDKRPRYFVPDYIEIPKEPERPKPQVVEVKKEQEDKNEESELEVIVRRLKHQGPDAHEVWLPPLNEPPTLDAILPPLQQTDDRGLCAPGYPANGRLAVPLGVVDKPFEQRRDDLWADFSGAAGHGAIVGGPQSGKSMMLRTLITSMALTHTPEEVQFYCLDLGGGTLASLERLPHVGGFASRLDVDKARRMVAELTGLIAERELRFRAQGIDSMVEFRNRRRRGEIRDDDFGDAFLIVDGWMNFRQEFEALEPMVQALAAQGLSYGVHLVVAANRWAEIRPAMKDLLGTRLELRLGDPSESDVDRKVAVNVPPGRPGRGLSPQKLHFLVALPRIDTFSDPESVAAGVQDMINKVSGSWRGRHAPSVRLLPDLLPYQELMTAVATTNPNRGHLVPIGVNEDELAPVYLDFDADPHFMALADGEAGKTNMLRTIVRGIMNSYTSNEALIMLVDYRRTMLGYIETDHLLSYAVSSTQLVDMIKDVQGSMKGRLPGPDVTQDQLRNRSWWKGPELFVIVDDYDLVAPQGSQNPLAPLAEFIPQAKDVGLHVVVVRRMGGASRAMYDPILGKLREISAPIMVGSGSKEEGAIVGNLKASPQPPGRGTLVTRKLGQQRVQFAWIQPE